From a region of the Equus przewalskii isolate Varuska chromosome 2, EquPr2, whole genome shotgun sequence genome:
- the NEUROG2 gene encoding neurogenin-2: protein MFVKSETLELKEEEDVLVLLGSASPASAALTPLSSSADEEEEEERGAAGGARRQRGAEAGPRARGGSPAGAEGCRPARLLGLVHECKRRPSRARAVSRGAKTAETVQRIKKTRRLKANNRERNRMHNLNAALDALREVLPTFPEDAKLTKIETLRFAHNYIWALTETLRLADHCGGAGAGLPGALFSEAVLLSPGGASAAVSSSGDSPSPASTWSCTNSPAPSSSASSNSTSPYSCTLSPASPAGSEMDFWQPPPPDKHRYAPHLPIVRDCI, encoded by the coding sequence ATGTTCGTCAAATCCGAGACCTTGGagttgaaggaggaggaggacgtgCTGGTGCTGCTCGGCTCGGCCTCCCCAGCCTCGGCGGCCCTGACCCCGCTGTCGTCCAGCGccgacgaggaggaggaggaggagcgcgGCGCGGCGGGCGGCGCGCGGCGGCAGCGAGGGGCGGAGGCCGGGCCCCGGGCGCGGGGCGGCTCGCCCGCCGGAGCCGAGGGCTGCCGGCCCGCGCGGCTGCTGGGTCTGGTGCACGAGTGCAAGCGGCGCCCCTCCAGGGCGCGGGCCGTCTCCCGCGGCGCCAAGACGGCCGAGACCGTGCAGCGCATCAAGAAGACGCGGAGGCTGAAGGCCAACAACCGCGAGCGCAACCGCATGCACAACCTCAACGCGGCGCTGGACGCGCTGCGGGAGGTGCTCCCCACCTTCCCCGAGGACGCCAAGCTCACCAAGATAGAGACCCTGCGCTTCGCCCACAACTACATCTGGGCGCTCACCGAGACCCTGCGCCTGGCCGACCACTGCGGGGGCGCCGGCGCAGGCCTGCCGGGGGCGCTCTTCTCCGAGGCCGTGTTGCTGAGCCCGGGAGGGGCGAGCGCCGCCGTGAGCAGCAGCGGAGACAGCCCGTCACCTGCCTCCACGTGGAGCTGCACCAACAGCCCCGCGCCGTCCTCCTCCGCGTCCTCCAACTCCACCTCCCCCTACAGCTGCACTTTATCTCCCGCCAGCCCCGCGGGTTCCGAGATGGACTTTTGGCAGCCCCCGCCTCCCGACAAGCACCGCTACGCACCTCACCTCCCCATAGTCCGGGACTGTATCTAA